From the genome of Blautia hydrogenotrophica DSM 10507:
GCAACTCACTCTGCTCCCGCATCAGTTTTTGAAAACGTTCCTGGTTGTCAGCGACCCCCGGCTCTCCGAGCTCGCTTAAAACCTCTTCGAAGCGGATAAGCAAATCTTCCAATTTATCAAACATCTCTGTTCCTCCTGTACATTCTTCGTCCCAGAACTACACGGTCTCGACCTGCCAGGTCTTTGACTACCTGAAGTTCTCCATATCCCGCATTCTCCATCATATCGCGGACGCATCTTCCCTGATCATGCCCGATCTCAAATAGCAGCCACCCTCCATCTTCCAGACGAGTGGAAGCCTGCTCCACAATTCTCCGATAAAAGCTGAGTCCATCCTCTCCTCCATCCAGAGCCAGGTTCGGATCATAACTGCGCACTTCCTCTTCCAAAGTCGGGATAACCCCGGTGGGAATATAGGGGGGATTCGACACAATCATCTCATATCTGCCCCCAATGTCCGTGAACAAGTCACTCTGCCGAAAATCTGCTGTGATATTCAGCCGTCTTCCGTTCAGTCTTGCCACTTCCAGAGCATCCGCAGACAGATCTACACCTGTTCCCTTACAGCAAGGCTTCTGACTCAGGATACTCAACAAAATGCACCCAGAACCCGTACACATATCCAAAAGTCTCTGTCCATCTTCTAGTCTGCGGACCGCCTCTTCTACCAAAATCTCGGTATCCTGCCTAGGTACCAAAACCCTGCCATCTACATAAAATTCCAGACCCATAAACCAAGCCTGATGGGTCAAATGCTGAAGCGGAATTCTCCCACACCTGAGGGAAATTAATCTGCGGTATTCTTCCTCCTGGCTTCCAGCCTCTTCGCTCTCCCGTAAAAAGTAGTGCGCCCGGTCCATTTCAAATACATATTCCATCAAATACCAGGCATCCAAATCCCCGTCAGGGATATGAGCCCGGTTTAATTCCATTCTTCCCCATCGCAACAAATCACGGTAAGTACTCATGGTCTGCTCTCTTTCTCTTTTTGAACTTCCTCTACATAGGGCTTCCAGTCAAAGACAGCCTCCACAGCCGCTATCGCCACTTCCACCATATCCGGCGTCGGCTCCTTCGTCGTCAGTTTCTGAAGCGCCAACCCCGGTTTACTCAGCCAGCACACGACAGAATTGGAACTCCTGCCCGCCCATTGGATAAACTCATAGGATACCCCGGCGATGATCGGAATCAACAGCAATCTTCCAACCAGTCTTACCCAGAATACCGGCACAAACACAAAAAAGAAGTGAAAAATAATGCTTACCACCATTACATACAACAGAAAACTCGTCCCGCAGCGTTTGTGCTGCCTGGAACTTTTCATGACATTCTCCACTGTCAAATCTAGTCCATTCTCAATACAGTTGATGCATTTATGCTCTGAACCATGATACATAAAGGTTCTCTGGATATCTTTCATCCGGGATATCAATCCCATATATGCCAAAAACAGCGCAATCTTGACCACGGATTCCACCAGAGTTACGACTGTCTCCGTGGCCCCTACCTTCCGAAGCAGGCTGGCCAACACATAGGGAAGTACCATGAACAGCCCCACCGCCAGGAGCATGGAAATTACTACGGTAGCCGTCATCAGCAATTTCTCTAGTTTTTCCTGCTTTCTCAGACTTCTCTCTCTCTCTTCCTCAGTCATTGCATCTAGCTTATCCTTCTCCTCTTCCTCCTCTTCGAAAAAGGCTGCCGAATACATCAAGCATTTTGTTCCGATCACCAGGGAATCCACAAAGCTCACAACACCTCTCAGTATTGGAAGTCTCATCACCTTCGCTTTGCCAAAGACACTTCGGTATTCCTGTGTCTTTATCTCAATCTCTCCATTCGGCTTGCGCACAGCTATTGCGTACTCATCTTTATGCCTCATCATGATTCCTTCGATCACTGCCTGTCCGCCAATATTTGATGATCTCATATGTTCTCCTTTAATAATTCGCTGCACATCCAGGTATTTAAAGAAAGGTTGAGATTTATCCAACCTCAACCTGTTCTGACTTCCCTATGTTCTACTGTATGCAGACTCTGCCTGTTCTGTAGGAACGACAGCTTCCCCGCTCTGCTTTCTTCTTATTTAATACCGTATTTCTTATTAAACTTGTCAATACGTCCACGCGCCTGAGCTGCTTTCTGCTGACCAGTGTAGAATGGATGACATTTGGAGCAGATTTCCACGTGGATATCGCCTTTAACAGATCTTGTTACAAATGTGTTTCCACAGTTACAGGTTACAGTAGCTTCTTTGTAATTTGGATGGATTCCTTCTTTCATGTTTTTCACCTCTCTATGTTATAGTCTTTATAGTCGTTTCATTTGCCGATCTCAATTTTAAACAGCTTTTGAATTATATCATATTAAAAATTAAAAAGCAACCTATTTAGAAAAATTTCTGTTTTTTTATCATCTGAACGAATTCCGAATTGTTCTTTGTCCTCGCGAACATATTCAGAATCTGTTCCACCGCGTCTTCCGCCTTCATTCCATTTAACGCTTTTCTCATACTGTAGACAGCTTCCTGCTCTTCTCTACTCAACAGCAGATCTTCCCTTCTGGTTCCAGACTTCTGAATATCAATGGCAGGGAAAACTCTTTTCTCTTGCAGCTTGCGATCCAATACTAACTCCATGTTTCCAGTACCTTTAAACTCCTCGTAGATCACGTCGTCCATCTTACTCCCCGTGTCCACCAAGGCAGTGGCGAGTATCGTCAGGCTGCCTCCCTCTCTCATATTTCTGGCGGCTCCAAAAAATCGTTTCGGCATATGAAGAGCCGCAGGGTCCAAACCACCAGACAGGGTTCTTCCGCTGGGCGGAATCACTAAGTTATAAGCCCTCGCAAGACGGGTAATACTGTCTAGCAGTATCGTCACATCCTTTTTGTGCTCCACAAGACGGCGTGCACGCTCCACCACCATCTCTGAAACTCTTTTATGATGTTCCGGCAGTTCATCAAAAGTGGAGTAGATAACTTCCACGTTCTCCCCTTGAATTGCCTCCTTGATATCTGTTACCTCTTCTGGTCTCTCATCAATCAGGAGAATAATCAAGTGCATCCTCCTGTTGTTTCTCAGAATCGACTTCGCCACATCTTTCAGCAAAGTCGTCTTTCCTGCCTTTGGGGGGGAAACAATCATTCCCCTCTGCCCCTTACCAATAGGACTAATCAAATCTACAATCCTCATGGCAGTACTGCCACCTGGGCGTTCTAAGATCAGTCTTTCATTGGGAAATACCGGCGTCATGTCCTCGAAATTGTGACGCCTCACACTCTCGTTAGGATGAAAGCCATTGACAGATGTCACATAAAGCAGCGCCCGGAACTTTTCCCCCTGATTTACGCGGATATTCCCCTGTACAATATCCCCTGTCTTCAAATTAAATTTTCGTATCTGTGACTGTGAGACATAAATATCATTCTCCCCAGGCAGATAATTTTCGCATCTAATAAAACCATAGCCGTCCGGCAGCACTTCTAGTATTCCGTTCGCTTTCTCCCCGCTGTCTAAAACTTCATTGTTTAAAGTGGGCTTTCGCTCACTGTTATGGCCGTTCTCATAATTTCTGCCGCCTTCGCCGTAACGCCCATGGTCTAAATTTCGGCTATTTTCATTTGAGCGCTGGCCGTCGAAAGACGGAACGTATTCATCTTGTTGCTGCTTTCCTTCTTCCTCTTTCATGCCGGGTTCCTGACTCTGTATTTTTTCTTTTTCATCTTCTAGTAACATTTTCTGTATCAGATCTGCCTTTTTTAACGTAGAAATCCCTCTTAATCCCCGCGCTTTCGCTAAATCACGCAGTACACTAAGAGACAGTGACTCATATTTTTCTCGCATATTCTTTATCCTTTCTGCCTATTCACTTACTTAAGTATTCGGATTCCTGTCTGAATTGACAATGACTCAATAGATGTACTAATTCTGAATCGACCAATTATCTAAGCCAAAGAAGACTCTCTCAGCACTTCGGAGTCTTATATCTTTTTTTGAAAACTAGCTTAACTGTATCACATTTATTTTAAAAAAACAAGGTAAGATATCATAAAATACTGCTTTCTTTGTAACGGTCATTACGGTTCACTCACTTGCAAGCCGTAAGCAGTAACGCGCTTATGTCTCGGGATTTATGTACAAAATGCAAAAAACACCTCGCGGGATATTGAGGCATGAACCGTAACCAACGATCATTACGGTTCACACAGAACCGTCTCAAAACCCACCAACAAAAGCTCACCCTCAAGCCCCTCCTGTGGACGCACATCTCCAACTCAAAAGCATATAATAAAGTCAGGCTATTATTGGAGGAAATAAGATGGAACAGATAACAAACTATATCAAACCAGAACTTTTAATCGTAGCATTTGTATTGTACTTCATCGGCGTAGGACTTAAGAAGTCCCAAGCTGTAAAAGACAAGTATATACCATTAATTCTAGGCGCCATCGGTGTCGTAGTCTGCGCTGCCTGGGTATTTGCCGGGTGCCCGATCTCAACATACAGAGACGTGATCATGGCTCTTTTCACCGCTTTTACACAGGGAGTCCTGGTCGCTGGTCTGAGTACTTATGTGCATCAGATAATCAAACAAGTAGGAAAACAAGAATAACAACCATATTTCCAAAAGATGTACGCCAAACGCCAGCCACTTGCTGGGCCTATTACGCAAAATCCGAAGCCGTTCCTATCTGAAATCGGCTTCGGATTTTATGAACCTTATGCGGATAACAGGACTTGAACCTGCACGCCTATCGACAATAGAACCTAAATCTATCGCGTCTGCCAATTCCGCCATATCCGCCTGCTCCTATAAAGCGATATTTATTATAACATTCTACTTTTTCATCTGTCAAGCATTAACATAAGAATACACACATCAATTTTATTAGATATGTCAAAACACACCCCTTCAACCTTAAAAGGCGCAGCTTACCTTGTGCGCCGCCGCAGTAAGATCTCGTGAATTATTGTATGATAGGAAGACATTTTCATGCATCAGCGGGCAATGTCTTTTCAATCGCACAAAAAAACACTGACCTCAAATATCTTTGAAGACAGTGTTCTCAATGAAGCATCGGGGATTCGAACCCCGGACAACTTGATTAAAAGTCAAGTGCTCTACCAACTGAGCTAATGCTCCATATAGACTGGGCTAGCTGGATTCGAACCAGCGAATGCAGCAGTCAAAGTGCTGTGCCTTACCGCTTGGCGATAGCCCAATAGGGAAGGTGGATAAAGGGATTCGAACCCTTGGCCTCCAGAGCCACAATCTGGCGCGCTAACCAACTGCGCTATACCCACCATACCGTGCTTGAAGGGATTCGAACCCCCGACCCACGGCTTAGAAGGCCGTTGCTCTATCCAGCTGAGCTACAAGCACATTTCTCCGTATTTAGAACAGAGAAGCGGGTGATGGGAATCGAACCCACGTATCTAGCTTGGAAGGCTAGTGTTCTACCATTGAACTACACCCGCATGTCGCTGAAACGGTAATGATGCGAAACAGCAGTCGGGGTGACAGGATTCGAACCTGCGGCCTCCTGGTCCCAAACCAGGCGCTCTAGCCAAACTGAGCCACACCCCGATCTCTCTATACTTTTGTCCTGCGCCGCTCCCGCTGACGCAAGACATATTATATTATAGTGTTTTACAAATGTCAACACCTTTTTTCATATTTTTGCTAAAAAATTCCTTACGTTTTTTTCAAGGATTTTTCCTGATAAATACGCAGATAATCTTCAAAATTTCTCAGTCTTGAGGAACACGCCTGACAAGAAAATCTGCCATAGAAATAAAAACAGAAAAGCTTTCAAAAATACATTTACTATGCCGTCATATATTTAATCTTAAAATGAAATTTTCCCTGCCGGTCAATATCCAAAACAGCATAGCTGGGTGTTCTCCCTTCCTGTCTCGGATAGGAAAGACTTCCTGGATTCACCGCAGTAATATTTCCTCTTCTTAAAATTACCGGCTTATGAGTATGTCCAAAAAACACCACAGAAATCCCTCTGGATGCCGCCTCATCAATTAGCTCTGCCGGGTCTAGTGAGACGCCGTAGTTATGCCCATGGGTAATCAATACTTTCGTGCCGGCCAGATCAATCTCCAATTCTCTGTCCAAATCAGAAAAAAAGTCATTATTTCCGGCCACAATATAAGCCGGACAGTCCAAAGCGGCCTCGAGATAATCCTCCTGTCCTTCCACATCCCCGCAGTGAATCAGAACATCAAACGGTGTCTCCCTCAGCAAAACCTCATCCAACGTATTTTCTTTTCCATGTGTATCACTGACAATCAATACTTTCATAATAAAACCTCTTTGATTGCCTCCAAGGCTTTCCCGCGGTGGCTAATCTTATTCTTTTCTTCCATACTAAGCTCTGCTGAGCTGCAGCCATACTCCGGCAGAAAAAAGATGGGGTCATATCCAAACCCATTTTCTCCCCGTTCTTCATATCCAATGATACCTTCCATGGTACCCCGGGCTGTCTTCACCGTTCCATCCGGATACGCAGCCGCGACCGCACAGACAAACCGCGCTGTCCTCTTCTCCTGCGGCACTCCCGCAAGGCGATCAATTAAATTCTGATTCTTAATTCTGTAAGAAGTATCCTCTCCCATATACCTGGCTGAATAAATCCCCGGTTCCCCATTTAAATAGTCAATCTCCAACCCCGAGTCATCTGCCAACACTACTTCGTTGGTGAGCTCACAGACAGTTTTCGCCTTAATGACTGCATTTTCCTCAAAACTGCTGCCGTCCTCCACAATGTCTGCCTGAATTCCTGCTTCCTTTAATGAGAAAATTTCCACATCCAGGTCTTCCATAATCCTGCGAATCTCTCTCATCTTTCCTTCGTTTCCTGTAGCAAAAATGATTCTTTTCATAAGTCTCCTTCTCCTCGCCATCCTCTATTTTGTATTTTTCTTAGGCGGCTTCGGCCCTAAAAACTGATAAAAATACGTCTTTAAC
Proteins encoded in this window:
- the prmC gene encoding peptide chain release factor N(5)-glutamine methyltransferase, whose amino-acid sequence is MSTYRDLLRWGRMELNRAHIPDGDLDAWYLMEYVFEMDRAHYFLRESEEAGSQEEEYRRLISLRCGRIPLQHLTHQAWFMGLEFYVDGRVLVPRQDTEILVEEAVRRLEDGQRLLDMCTGSGCILLSILSQKPCCKGTGVDLSADALEVARLNGRRLNITADFRQSDLFTDIGGRYEMIVSNPPYIPTGVIPTLEEEVRSYDPNLALDGGEDGLSFYRRIVEQASTRLEDGGWLLFEIGHDQGRCVRDMMENAGYGELQVVKDLAGRDRVVLGRRMYRRNRDV
- a CDS encoding DUF1385 domain-containing protein, producing MRSSNIGGQAVIEGIMMRHKDEYAIAVRKPNGEIEIKTQEYRSVFGKAKVMRLPILRGVVSFVDSLVIGTKCLMYSAAFFEEEEEEKDKLDAMTEEERERSLRKQEKLEKLLMTATVVISMLLAVGLFMVLPYVLASLLRKVGATETVVTLVESVVKIALFLAYMGLISRMKDIQRTFMYHGSEHKCINCIENGLDLTVENVMKSSRQHKRCGTSFLLYVMVVSIIFHFFFVFVPVFWVRLVGRLLLIPIIAGVSYEFIQWAGRSSNSVVCWLSKPGLALQKLTTKEPTPDMVEVAIAAVEAVFDWKPYVEEVQKEKESRP
- the rpmE gene encoding 50S ribosomal protein L31, with translation MKEGIHPNYKEATVTCNCGNTFVTRSVKGDIHVEICSKCHPFYTGQQKAAQARGRIDKFNKKYGIK
- the rho gene encoding transcription termination factor Rho — encoded protein: MREKYESLSLSVLRDLAKARGLRGISTLKKADLIQKMLLEDEKEKIQSQEPGMKEEEGKQQQDEYVPSFDGQRSNENSRNLDHGRYGEGGRNYENGHNSERKPTLNNEVLDSGEKANGILEVLPDGYGFIRCENYLPGENDIYVSQSQIRKFNLKTGDIVQGNIRVNQGEKFRALLYVTSVNGFHPNESVRRHNFEDMTPVFPNERLILERPGGSTAMRIVDLISPIGKGQRGMIVSPPKAGKTTLLKDVAKSILRNNRRMHLIILLIDERPEEVTDIKEAIQGENVEVIYSTFDELPEHHKRVSEMVVERARRLVEHKKDVTILLDSITRLARAYNLVIPPSGRTLSGGLDPAALHMPKRFFGAARNMREGGSLTILATALVDTGSKMDDVIYEEFKGTGNMELVLDRKLQEKRVFPAIDIQKSGTRREDLLLSREEQEAVYSMRKALNGMKAEDAVEQILNMFARTKNNSEFVQMIKKQKFF
- a CDS encoding phage holin family protein, with protein sequence MEQITNYIKPELLIVAFVLYFIGVGLKKSQAVKDKYIPLILGAIGVVVCAAWVFAGCPISTYRDVIMALFTAFTQGVLVAGLSTYVHQIIKQVGKQE
- a CDS encoding metallophosphoesterase, whose amino-acid sequence is MKVLIVSDTHGKENTLDEVLLRETPFDVLIHCGDVEGQEDYLEAALDCPAYIVAGNNDFFSDLDRELEIDLAGTKVLITHGHNYGVSLDPAELIDEAASRGISVVFFGHTHKPVILRRGNITAVNPGSLSYPRQEGRTPSYAVLDIDRQGKFHFKIKYMTA
- a CDS encoding XTP/dITP diphosphatase, producing MKRIIFATGNEGKMREIRRIMEDLDVEIFSLKEAGIQADIVEDGSSFEENAVIKAKTVCELTNEVVLADDSGLEIDYLNGEPGIYSARYMGEDTSYRIKNQNLIDRLAGVPQEKRTARFVCAVAAAYPDGTVKTARGTMEGIIGYEERGENGFGYDPIFFLPEYGCSSAELSMEEKNKISHRGKALEAIKEVLL